TACTTTATCTCAACTTATTTAGTTGGGTCAGTTTAAGTAAATATAAGTAATATATGCTGGTGAACCTACTCTCATCAGTTATATTTTTTATAGATGACAAGGCTGCTTGACATTCTTGAAGATTACTTAATGTATCGTGGATATAAGTACTGCCGTATTGATGGTAATACTGGCGGTGATGACCGTGATGCTTCCATTGAAGCGTTTAATAAGCCAGGAAGTGAAAAGTTTGTCTTCTTATTGTCAACTAGAGCTGGAGGCCTGGGTATCAATCTTGCTACTGCAGATATTGTTATCCTCTATGATAGCGACTGGTGAGCAAAGAATCTTCATCCTAAAGTTATTTTAGTTTTTCATCTGCTGAAAGTGATGTTAACTATGATGTGCATTAAACCGTTATGCAGGAATCCACAAGTTGATCTGCAAGCTCAGGATCGTGCTCATAGGATTGGGCAGAAGAAAGAAGTTCAAGTGTTTCGTTTCTGCACAGAGGTACTCCTCTTTCCTTTGTTTCACCATAAGATTTTTAATGATTGACCACTAATTTTTGCATAAACTAATTgcatataatatataatagtataCTATAGAGGAGAAAGTCATTGAAAGAGCTTATAAAAAGCTTGCACTTGATGCTTTGGTTATTCAACAAGGACGGCTAGCTGAGCAAAAGAGTACTCATTCCTTCATACTTTATATCATACGTATCTGTATCTAATTTACTTATTGGATTTTGACATAACGTCTTATATTCATTTTACTACTTCCAGCTGTAAACAAAGATGACCTGCTACAAATGGTGAGGTTTGGGGCAGAAATGGTGTTCAGTTCAAAGGACAGTACAATCACAGATGAAGATATCGACAGGATCATTGCTAAAGGAGAGGAAGCAACTCGTGAACTTGATGCCAAGATGAAGAAGTTCACAGAAGATGCAATAAAGTTCAAAATGGACGACAGTAtgttgtatttatttattgtttattcacATTACATTTAACATGGACACTTAATTAATCAAATTCTTTCATGCAGCTGCTGATCTGTACGATTTTGATGATGATAAGGTATTGGATTGATTAGTACTTGTTATATGACTTTGCTGTATTACTATGTGGCTTCAGTTATTAACGAGCTCTATTCAAAATTTTATTTGTGAAGGATGAGAACAAGGTTGACTTCAAGAAAATTGTCAGTGATAATTGGGTTGAACCGCCAAAACGAGAGCGGAAGCGCAAGTAATGGTCACCTTGACTTACGTTTTATGATGCTTACTAATCTTATAACCAATTGCCTGAATTTAATTTTTTGTGATTATTCCAGCTACTCAGAATCAGAATACTTCAAGCAAACTATGCGTCAAAGTGGTCCATCAAAGCCAAAGGAACCTAGGATTCCTCGCATGCCACAATTGTAAGATTCTGCTATTACGTTGTATTTTTTCCGTCTATGAGTTGTTGTATTGATTTGAAACTCAATAGTTGTTGATATTGTTATAGAATCCATTTCGAAcatttctttgaaatatgctaCTATTTATTGTAGGCATGACTTCCAGTTCTTCAACACACAGAGGCTCAGTGAACTGTACGAGAAAGAAGTGCGCTATCTCATGGTGGTAATAATTTTATCCCTCTAACTTTTTGTGACTCTTGATTATTTTGTCATTGGTTTAAGTTGCGTTAGTTCTTATATTTATTCTGATGCATTTGTCTTGGTTCCTTGAATAGCAAGCACAACAGAAGAATCAAGTGAAAGACTCTATAGAAGTTGATGAGCCAGAAGGTAAATAACTAACTTTTGGCTTTATTATTTCTTTTTGACCCTTTTGGTATTGACGTTCTATGTATTTGTTCAATTTGTAGAAGTGGGAGACCCTTTGACTGCTGAGGAGCAAGAGGAGAAAGAGAAACTACTGGAAGATGTATATCTCGATTTATCCAGGCCACTATATGATATATCATGTCACAAGTTTACCTAGTTTAGCGTGTCTATTTGGGTTAAATATTTGTTACTGACGTTTCGGTTATCAGGGTTTCTCTACTTGGAGTAGAAGAGACTTCAATACTTTCATAAGGGCCTGTGAGAAGTATGGTCGAAGTGATATCGCTAGTATTGCTTCTGAAATGGAAGGGAAAACAGATGAAGAAGTTGAAAGATATGCTAGAGTATTTAAAGAGAGATACAAGGAATTGAATGGTAAGTGTATgactgtatatatatgtatatgtatatatgtgtgtgtgttgtgtataTTGTCATCAGTATCTGATCTGTTttacaagttatttcatttatttgAGGCATTGACATGATATGTATTAACAGATTATGATCGAATCATCAAAAACATTGAGAGAGGTGAGGCTAGGATTTCTCGTAAAGATGAAATAATGAAAGCAATTGGAAAGAAACTAGACCGTTACAAGAACCCGTGGCTAGAGCTTAAAATTCAATACGGTCAGAACAAAGGGAAGCTTTACAATGAAGAATGTGATCGCTTCATGGTAAGAATATAACTCAGAATGTAATCTTAATCTCACACACTGATAATTATTATCTTAACAAGATTGAAAATATTACAGATTTGCATGGTTCACAAACTCGGTTATGGGAACTGGGATGAGCTGAAGGCGGCCTTTCGGACATCACCTTTGTTCAGATTTGATTGGTTTGTCAAGTCGCGAACCACTCAGGAACTTGCAAGGAGATGTGATACACTCATTCGGTTGGTTGAGAGGGAAAATCAAGAGTATGATGAGAGGGAGAGGCAGGCTCGTAAAGAAAAGAAACTTGCTAAGGTTTGATTTTTTTTCCATACAAATGATTTATACTTTTGACTTTGCAAAAAAGGCGGGTTGAGTAACTGGTCAAATGGCTGATTTTCTATTGGTCAGAATGGATGTGTCAGGTGGTTGACCCATAGCAGTTTTTGTTAATATTTTTAAGTGTGTACACTGTACACTATGGGGGACTATCGACCTGTATGGCTTTTTTTCTTACTTTTTCTATTTGATGGGCTTGACCCATTAAATATAGAACTATATTTTAAGCGGCCAATGTTGTAACCTTTAGTTTGCTGCTGCTTGTCATCTTTTATtctttagcaatgggggtagtctAGTCACTTATATTATGAACTAAAATATTTCAGAACTCGACACCATCAAAGCGGGCCATGGCAAGACAAGTTGCAGAGAGCCCACCTTCTTCTTCGATGAAGAAGCGAAAGCAGTCATTGATGGATGATTATGTCAACTCGGTAATGACATATCATAATGCTTTTAACATATAAATAAAATGAGTATGAATATTATAATGTATATAGTTTCAGTTTTGTCACAAACTATTAAGTTAGTGCCAACTTTTAAAACAAACACTACACATGCAAATTTGAGCTAGGCCAATGATAATATTTAGCTCCATTGCATCGTAATGAATGTATTGTTTTGAGATGTCTTTTATAATAAATGGCTataataaatacaataaataaatataaatattattatagttaaaagGAAAATAATGTTTATGGTCAGAACAGGTCAAGTGCTATGAAAATTGACTTCAACACTATTGAACtaccattattattcttattttgtGTTGATCTGAATGTAAACTTGTTTGTTTTCTAAACATATAGTCTTTTAGAAAATGTCCTTTTAGAAATGACTCCGTATAAAGCCAAGTTGGTTTAAACCAGAAAtgttattttgaaaaaaaaatatataaggatttttttttttttttaagttctaGAATGGATGTACTGTAATACTCAAGAGGCCATTAATATGGCAACTGCCACAGATGTGTCCTTTGATTTCTTAGGGTGTACTTTTATGACTTGCCTGAGACTTTGCACTTTATTTTTTTTAGTCTTGTTTATGttcataaaattgataatttatGTGTAAGCTGCTGACTATTACTATGATTCTGCAGGGAAAGAAGGGCAAGTGATTGAAATGTAAGAGCTTACTAGTTTTTGAGACATGCGAGACATTGTAGTAGTAATGGTAGTAGTTTCAGTACAATAGTATGCCTTGGCATATGTTGAATGCTATAACAGGCAAGAAGAATGGGTCTCTTTTTTTTCTGTGCGGTCAGGATTCAAATTGTAAACTTAAATCAGATTACTAAATTATGTTTTAGTGTTCTGGTTTTCGTATTAACTCAGAATCATAACTTATGTTATCAAGTTAATGACTTTCAAGTGTTTGCATGGCTCCATTGTGAAATGCCATAATATGCAAGAATGAATGGGTCTCTATTTTACTGTACAGTTAGGTTTTAAATTCCAACGTGGCTCAAATTCCTGGTTTCTTTAACGTACTGGTTTTTGTATCAACAAAGAATCATTGTTAGGAAGCTGGTATTTGCTACACTGGTATTtaagttttctttttatttttcctcAAGTTTTTTGGTATTGAGGAGCTTATTGCAGAATAATAAGTGGAGTACTTAAAACAagcttttaaaaaatatatatgcgTATGAAAGAAAAAATTACACAATTATCACTTTATTTCATGACTATAGCATGTAATTTTTGGCTTTTCATGTTCTCTACATGTTTTTAAAGCTA
This genomic window from Rutidosis leptorrhynchoides isolate AG116_Rl617_1_P2 chromosome 2, CSIRO_AGI_Rlap_v1, whole genome shotgun sequence contains:
- the LOC139891371 gene encoding ISWI chromatin-remodeling complex ATPase CHR11-like, whose protein sequence is MAKRSKSKESESVSNSSEEEHVDDQVEEEDEEELEAVARSVDSDEDENAAADVDLAGEEQNDDEEEDVNEETTNEISHREKARLKEMQKLKKQKIQDILDQQNASVEADMNSKGKGKLKFLLQQTELFAHFAKSDSPAAQKKVKGRGRHASKMTEEEEDEVYLKEEEDGLSGSGHTRLLVQPSCITGKMRDYQLAGLNWMIRLYENGINGILADEMGLGKTLQTISLLGYLHEFRGITGPHMVVAPKSTLGNWMNEIKRFCPVLRAVKFLGNPDERKYIREELLVAGKFDVCVTSFEMAIKEKTTLRRFSWRYIIIDEAHRIKNENSLLSKTMRIYNTNYRLLITGTPLQNNLHELWALLNFLLPEIFSSAETFDEWFQISGENDQEEVVQQLHKVLRPFLLRRLKSDVEKGLPPKKETILKVGMSQMQKQYYKALLQKDLEVVNAGGERKRLLNIAMQLRKCCNHPYLFQGAEPGPPYTTGDHLVENAGKMVLLDKLLPKLKERDSRVLIFSQMTRLLDILEDYLMYRGYKYCRIDGNTGGDDRDASIEAFNKPGSEKFVFLLSTRAGGLGINLATADIVILYDSDWNPQVDLQAQDRAHRIGQKKEVQVFRFCTEYTIEEKVIERAYKKLALDALVIQQGRLAEQKTVNKDDLLQMVRFGAEMVFSSKDSTITDEDIDRIIAKGEEATRELDAKMKKFTEDAIKFKMDDTADLYDFDDDKDENKVDFKKIVSDNWVEPPKRERKRNYSESEYFKQTMRQSGPSKPKEPRIPRMPQLHDFQFFNTQRLSELYEKEVRYLMVQAQQKNQVKDSIEVDEPEEVGDPLTAEEQEEKEKLLEDGFSTWSRRDFNTFIRACEKYGRSDIASIASEMEGKTDEEVERYARVFKERYKELNDYDRIIKNIERGEARISRKDEIMKAIGKKLDRYKNPWLELKIQYGQNKGKLYNEECDRFMICMVHKLGYGNWDELKAAFRTSPLFRFDWFVKSRTTQELARRCDTLIRLVERENQEYDERERQARKEKKLAKNSTPSKRAMARQVAESPPSSSMKKRKQSLMDDYVNSGKKGK